From Silurus meridionalis isolate SWU-2019-XX chromosome 14, ASM1480568v1, whole genome shotgun sequence, a single genomic window includes:
- the cdhr2 gene encoding LOW QUALITY PROTEIN: cadherin-related family member 2 (The sequence of the model RefSeq protein was modified relative to this genomic sequence to represent the inferred CDS: inserted 1 base in 1 codon) has translation MGKLVGRGMKNPLILLLPLFATCFSRDVPVINMSYVTLREDIPQGHFAFKILAYDLDNDPLTYAITEDNGHFNVSQHTGDVYIKTPLDQETNNFPVRVSVSDGIHDATEKTINIVVEDANDNKPRFENAPYDVKLPENTPVGTIVFKVIATDLDEGLAGRVSYKFDQAIPVEGLRMFSISNNGDVKLIEALNFTEKSTFYQLQINASDGGGPLHDDPHYVQWSTTPAFITIIDVPDLNPQFLNLPNTARVDEHSPVGTSVFKVVARDPDTGVNDVISYTIEDSSVSGLFQIHPESGVVSVMTDIDREALLEFNANVKLTVKATEANLDVNGVHASTTSELDVLIDDVNDQWPLFYKCEGDVCTETNDFSGEVDEHASVGLSVNGLNMRVKDIDAVKNSRFLLHLEGPDKEVFSVSPKEDMSDQAVQILIKDSAAVDYEKNKTMIVQVVATDKGNSSFVSSATVTIKVNDMNDNFPTFEKNVYDLFVPEHCENGFILGTIMATDKDELDNGLIKYMLLPDNIRTLFNVFETNGTVYVKMETXLDRERKSSYTATLQARDTTGKVGTTVLEITVEDVNDQVPQFLRDPYEIFVRENQAWIIESSMKKETLNSNIIARDDDEPGSNNSAIKYGIEPGEYSTNFTIDEKTGQLRSKGTLDREDINITLNGVITLNVTATDMGTPPHSSWVKFIINVDDENDNSPVFLQSEYTFSVNESERGATVGYVYATDADQTDYNNRISFSIKSGAGGTFLCVSEPDGADYRGKIRVDPDVSLDYESNNKRYTLIIEATDQGGNAATCTVHIVVLDVNDTPPIFPSGITMEVEENAPAGTELGTIVGRDLDTKHLLVYELVSTSCHCNLTWAPCKEQWFTLELNGTIMTAEGITIDYEECTRVNMTARVVDLYTEKGRNSTEGAVMINIIDVNDNAPEFIPVQEFFVLISENIEQDKSVARVYAKDRDSGANKKIEFQVTLVEFASTNPDDKPQPTDLIFYADTEQPDAEGNYRGVIKSRNSLEADKQGKYLVTVAAINGNFSTNEILELITVDKSYKVSLRFDSSIGQVNENLPYIRSALVGATHAMVHIVKVTPDTSEAAQRKVTTLVEAYFVFVNGTALTSDNVGKILNSQQVYEEYGVLLQQYGLTSILAGGETEKENNPVLFVMLGLVAGLVIVLIVTMTSLVCIRRKYKTKLKAAKAMNTAAMVADEFQKEGPVVPGTNKYTREGANPILNLNIDASTDLGFDEEASSADRESLNSLDFINVDMNMGDKDTMPMMAIEEEKENGGDSSYIEPLGAALAHRGNKKSSKGPALTFDNPSLNTTDL, from the exons ATGGGAAAG TTAGTCGGAAGAGGAATGAAGAATCCATTAATTCTGCTCTTACCTCTCTTTGCCACCT GCTTCAGTAGGGATGTTCCGGTCATTAATATGTCTTATGTGACTTTGAGGGAAGATATACCCCAAG GCCATTTCGCATTTAAAATCCTAGCATATGATTTGGACAATGACCCTTTGACCTATGCAATCACTGAAGACAATGGTCACTTCAATGTGTCTCAACATACTGGTGACGTCTACATTAAAACTCCGCTCGACCAAGAG ACTAACAACTTTCCAGTAAGAGTTAGCGTCAGCGATGGGATTCATGATGCG ACCGAAAAAACTATCAACATTGTGGTGGAAGATGCCAATGACAACAAGCCAAGGTTCGAAAATGCACCGTACGACGTAAAATTACCAGAG AACACTCCTGTGGGCACGATAGTGTTTAAAGTGATAGCAACGGATCTTGATGAAGGATTAGCTGGAAGAGTTTCATACAAGTTCGATCAG GCCATTCCAGTTGAAGGACTCCGCATGTTCTCCATCTCAAATAACGGAGATGTTAAGTTGATCGAAGCACTAAATTTCACAGAGAAAAGCACATTTTATCAGCTACAGATCAACGCATCA GATGGCGGTGGACCACTTCACGACGATCCCCACTACGTTCAGTGGTCCACCACCCCTGCCTTCATAACAATAATTGATGTACCAGACCTCAACCCTCAGTTCTTAAATCTCCCAAATACAGCTCGTGTGGATGAGCATTCACCTGTG GGGACATCAGTGTTCAAGGTTGTAGCCAGAGATCCAGACACAGGGGTCAATGATGTCATCAGTTACACCATTGAAG acTCCAGCGTGAGCGGTCTGTTCCAAATACATCCAGAAAGCGGCGTCGTTTCCGTCATGACCGACATTGACCGAGAGGCCTTGCTGGAATTTAACGCTAATGTTAAACTTACTGTGAAG GCCACTGAAGCTAATTTGGACGTAAACGGCGTCCATGCGAGCACCACGTCCGAGCTTGACGTCTTGATCGACGACGTGAACGACCAGTGGCCCCTGTTTTACAAGTGTGAAGGAGACGTGTGCACAGAAACGAACGACTTTAGTGGTGAAGTGGACGAGCACGCGTCCGTCGGCCTGTCCGTCAATGGATTAAACATGAGGGTCAAAGATATAGATGCG GTTAAGAACAGCCGTTTCCTGCTCCACCTTGAGGGACCGGATAAGGAAGTGTTTTCAGTTTCTCCCAAAGAAGACATGTCGGACCAGGCCGTGCAGATCCTGATCAAAGACTCGGCCGCTGTGGACTACGagaaaaacaagacaatgattGTGCAG GTGGTGGCAACGGATAAAGGAAACTCAAGTTTTGTGTCTTCAGCTACAGTCACCATTAAAGTCAACGACATGAATGATAACTTCCCAACATTTGAAAAGAATGTGTATGATTTATTTGTGCCAGAACATTGTGAAAATGGCTTCATCTTGGGCACTATTATG GCGACCGACAAGGACGAACTGGACAACGGCCTCATTAAATACATGCTGCTTCCTGACAACAT ACGGACTTTATTTAATGTCTTCGAAACCAACGGGACCGTTTATGTAAAAATGGAAA ATCTGGACCGTGAGCGGAAGAGCTCATACACGGCCACACTGCAGGCCCGAGACACCACGGGGAAAGTGGGCACCACCGTGCTGGAGATCACCGTCGAGGACGTTAACGACCAGGTGCCGCAGTTTCTCCGGGATCCGTACGAGATCTTCGTTCGTGAGAACCAAGCGTGGATTATCGAGTCGAG CATGAAGAAAGAAACATTAAACTCTAACATTATA GCTCGAGACGATGACGAGCCAGGCTCGAACAACAGCGCGATCAAGTACGGCATTGAACCTGGTGAATACAGTACCAACTTCACCATCGACGAGAAAACCGGGCAACTAAGGAGCAAAGGTACACTGGACCGAGAAGACATCAACATCACTCTGAACGGGGTGATCACACTGAACGTGACGGCTACAGACATGGGAACGCCGCCTCACTCCTCGTGGGTGAAATTCATAATCAATGTCGAC GATGAAAACGACAACTCACCTGTGTTCCTGCAATCAGAATACACCTTTTCTGTGAACGAAAGTGAACGAG GAGCCACTGTGGGTTACGTGTACGCAACCGATGCCGATCAAACCGACTACAACAATCGCATATCCTTCAGCATTAAGAGTGGCGCCGGAGGCACCTTCCTGTGCGTGTCGGAGCCCGATGGTGCAGATTACCGTGGTAAAATCAGGGTGGACCCCGATGTCTCACTGGACTACGAAAGCAATAACAAGCGATACACGCTGATTATCGAGGCCACGGATCAGGGCGGGAATGCCGCGACGTGCACGGTGCATATAGTGGTGCTAGATGTAAATGATACGCCACCTATTTTTCCTTCCGGGATAACGATGGAGGTGGAAGAGAACGCGCCAGCTGGGACGGAACTGGGGACCATTGTTGGCCGTGACCTGGACACGAAACACTTGCTGGTTTACGAGCTTGTTTCCACCTCATGCCACTGCAACTTGACGTGGGCTCCATGCAAGGAGCAATGGTTCACGCTGGAGCTGAACGGGACCATCATGACCGCTGAAGGTATAACGATCGATTATGAGGAGTGCACACGGGTGAACATGACGGCGCGGGTGGTGGACCTTTACACAGAGAAGGGGAGAAACAGCACAGAAG GTGCAGTTATGATCAATATTATTGACGTGAACGACAACGCCCCTGAGTTCATCCCAGTCCAGGAATTTTTTG TCCTAATTTCTGAGAACATCGAGCAAGACAAGAGCGTGGCCCGGGTGTAT GCCAAGGACAGAGACTCAGGAGCGAATAAGAAGATTGAATTTCAGGTCACTTTAGTGGAGTTTGCCAGCACCAACCCAGACGACAAGCCCCAGCCAACAGACCTGATCTTCTACGCCGACACCGAGCAGCCGGATGCTGAGGGGAACTACAGGGGAGTTATCAA GTCTAGAAACAGCCTGGAAGCTGATAAACAGGGGAAGTACTTGGTGACTGTGGCGGCAATTAACGGCAATTTCAGTACAAACGAGATACTCGAG TTGATCACAGTGGACAAGTCTTACAAGGTCAGCCTCCGCTTCGACTCATCCATAGGCCAAGTCAACGAAAACCTGCCGTACATCAGATC GGCCCTGGTGGGAGCCACGCACGCGATGGTGCACATTGTTAAAGTCACACCTGACACGAGCGAAGCTGCACAGAG aaaagtgaCGACCCTTGTAGAGGCGTACTTCGTGTTCGTAAATGGGACCGCCCTCACCTCAGACAATGTGGGGAAGATCCTGAACTCACAGCAAGTTTATGAAGAGTACGGTGTCCTCTTGCAGCAGTACGGCCTCACCAGCATT TTGGCAGGCGGCGAGacggaaaaagaaaacaacccaGTGTTGTTCGTCATGTTGGGATTAGTGGCAGGGCTCGTGATCGTCCTGATCGTCACCATGACGTCGCTGGTGTGCATTAGGAGAAA GTACaaaacaaagctgaaggcaGCCAAAGCCATGAACACGGCAGCCATGGTGGCTGATGAGTTCCAAAAGGAAGGGCCTGTTGTTCCTGGAACCAACAAATACACCAGAGAGGG GGCGAATCCGATCCTCAACCTGAACATCGACGCTTCCACAGACCTCGGCTTTGACGAGGAGGCGTCCAgtgcagacagagagag CCTCAATTCTCTGGACTTTATCAACGTGGATATGAATATGGGGGACAAGGACACAATGCCAATGAtg GCCAttgaggaagaaaaggaaaacgGTGGCGACTCTTCGTACATCGAGCCACTGGGCGCAGCGTTGGCTCACAGAGGGAATAAGAAAAGCTCGAAGGGTCCCGCCCTCACCTTCGACAACCCGTCACTCAACACCACAGACCTGTAA
- the rnf44 gene encoding RING finger protein 44 isoform X3, giving the protein MRPWEISVNRRPPTAPLNHRSFIGGPCNAPVHLRRSPPGRWQWGQRDRAAVHASLRQDENFPHASFPQQQQSQAVPVEEARQYSQAGVPPRMLHPSTHPPQQTSIMVDLHEQMHQGSVPISYTVTTVTTHGFPMHTGQPIPACNAQQLPACSLIQGCTVPLPVSYQAFPPLISSEPFLLHTSPPVAPHQPLGPLSHFIPLQPQHPRMPLQRVENEVDLRGEQHHLGTFSYPAAHHPPAAMPPSVPLQYHLPQEPLHQELPFAVPYPHMLPRRGSGQRYRLQQPLPPPPPPPPYYPGFLPYFLSMLPVPPTAVGPAISLDLDVDDVEMENYEALLNLAERLGEAKPRGLTKADIEQLPSYRFNSEKHQSEQTLCVVCFSDFESRQLLRVLPCNHEFHAKCVDKWLKTNRTCPICRADASEVHRDVE; this is encoded by the exons ATGCGACCATGGGAAATATCTGTGAATAGGCGGCCGCCAACAGCCCCCTTAAACCATAGGAGCTTCATCGGGGGTCCTTGCAACGCGCCCGTGCACCTCAGGAGAAG TCCTCCAGGGCGCTGGCAGTGGGGGCAGCGAGACCGAGCGGCTGTGCACGCTTCCCTGCGGCAGGATGAGAATTTTCCCCACGCCTCATTcccgcagcagcagcagagccAAGCCGTTCCTGTAGAGGAGGCGAGGCAGTACAGCCAAGCCGGCGTGCCGCCCCGCATGCTCCACCCATCCACACATCCACCGCAGCAGACCTCCATCATGGTGGACCTTCATGAACAA ATGCACCAAGGATCCGTTCCGATCTCTTACACAGTTACCACGGTGACGACCCACGGCTTCCCAATGCACACGGGCCAGCCGATCCCGGCATGCAACGCGCAGCAGCTCCCAGCATGCTCG CTAATCCAGGGGTGCACCGTGCCCTTACCTGTGTCTTACCAGGCCTTTCCGCCTCTGATCTCCAGCGAGCCTTTTCTTCTGCACACGAGCCCTCCGGTGGCGCCTCATCAGCCACTGGGGCCACTCAGCCACTTCATCCCCCTGCAGCCTCAGCATCCGCGCATG CCTCTGCAAAGAGTGGAGAACGAGGTGGACCTGAGAGGAGAGCAGCACCATTTGGGAACGTTCTCGTACCCTGCGGCTCATCACCCACCAGCAGCCATGCCCCCCTCCGTGCCCCTGCAGTACCACCTGCCCCAGGAACCGCTACACCAGGAGCTGCCCTTTGCGGTG CCGTATCCACACATGCTGCCCAGACGTGGGAGTGGCCAGAGGTATCGCTTACAACAGCCACTGCCTCCTCCGCCCCCTCCTCCGCCCTACTACCCCGGCTTCCTCCCTTACTTCCT CTCGATGCTTCCTGTACCCCCGACTGCTGTGGGTCCTGCTATCAGTTTGGACCTGGACGTGGACGACGTGGAGATGGAGAATTACGAA GCGTTACTGAACCTCGCGGAGCGACTCGGAGAAGCCAAACCCAGAGGACTGACGAAAGCCGACATCGAACAGCTTCCGTCCTACAGGTTTAACTCGGAAAAACACCAATCAGAACAGACCCT GTGCGTCGTGTGCTTTAGCGATTTCGAATCAAGGCAGCTACTTCGAGTATTACCCTGTAATCACGAGTTTCACGCCAAGTGCGTGGACAAGTGGTTAAAG ACCAACCGCACCTGTCCGATCTGCCGCGCGGACGCTTCCGAAGTTCACCGTGACGTGGAGTGA
- the rnf44 gene encoding RING finger protein 44 isoform X1 — protein sequence MRPWEISVNRRPPTAPLNHRSFIGGPCNAPVHLRRSPPGRWQWGQRDRAAVHASLRQDENFPHASFPQQQQSQAVPVEEARQYSQAGVPPRMLHPSTHPPQQTSIMVDLHEQMHQGSVPISYTVTTVTTHGFPMHTGQPIPACNAQQLPACSVMFSGQLSLLCCLPPPLIQGCTVPLPVSYQAFPPLISSEPFLLHTSPPVAPHQPLGPLSHFIPLQPQHPRMPLQRVENEVDLRGEQHHLGTFSYPAAHHPPAAMPPSVPLQYHLPQEPLHQELPFAVPYPHMLPRRGSGQRYRLQQPLPPPPPPPPYYPGFLPYFLSMLPVPPTAVGPAISLDLDVDDVEMENYEALLNLAERLGEAKPRGLTKADIEQLPSYRFNSEKHQSEQTLCVVCFSDFESRQLLRVLPCNHEFHAKCVDKWLKTNRTCPICRADASEVHRDVE from the exons ATGCGACCATGGGAAATATCTGTGAATAGGCGGCCGCCAACAGCCCCCTTAAACCATAGGAGCTTCATCGGGGGTCCTTGCAACGCGCCCGTGCACCTCAGGAGAAG TCCTCCAGGGCGCTGGCAGTGGGGGCAGCGAGACCGAGCGGCTGTGCACGCTTCCCTGCGGCAGGATGAGAATTTTCCCCACGCCTCATTcccgcagcagcagcagagccAAGCCGTTCCTGTAGAGGAGGCGAGGCAGTACAGCCAAGCCGGCGTGCCGCCCCGCATGCTCCACCCATCCACACATCCACCGCAGCAGACCTCCATCATGGTGGACCTTCATGAACAA ATGCACCAAGGATCCGTTCCGATCTCTTACACAGTTACCACGGTGACGACCCACGGCTTCCCAATGCACACGGGCCAGCCGATCCCGGCATGCAACGCGCAGCAGCTCCCAGCATGCTCGGTAATGTTCAGCGGACAGCTCTCTCTGCTCTGCTGCCTTCCTCCTCCT CTAATCCAGGGGTGCACCGTGCCCTTACCTGTGTCTTACCAGGCCTTTCCGCCTCTGATCTCCAGCGAGCCTTTTCTTCTGCACACGAGCCCTCCGGTGGCGCCTCATCAGCCACTGGGGCCACTCAGCCACTTCATCCCCCTGCAGCCTCAGCATCCGCGCATG CCTCTGCAAAGAGTGGAGAACGAGGTGGACCTGAGAGGAGAGCAGCACCATTTGGGAACGTTCTCGTACCCTGCGGCTCATCACCCACCAGCAGCCATGCCCCCCTCCGTGCCCCTGCAGTACCACCTGCCCCAGGAACCGCTACACCAGGAGCTGCCCTTTGCGGTG CCGTATCCACACATGCTGCCCAGACGTGGGAGTGGCCAGAGGTATCGCTTACAACAGCCACTGCCTCCTCCGCCCCCTCCTCCGCCCTACTACCCCGGCTTCCTCCCTTACTTCCT CTCGATGCTTCCTGTACCCCCGACTGCTGTGGGTCCTGCTATCAGTTTGGACCTGGACGTGGACGACGTGGAGATGGAGAATTACGAA GCGTTACTGAACCTCGCGGAGCGACTCGGAGAAGCCAAACCCAGAGGACTGACGAAAGCCGACATCGAACAGCTTCCGTCCTACAGGTTTAACTCGGAAAAACACCAATCAGAACAGACCCT GTGCGTCGTGTGCTTTAGCGATTTCGAATCAAGGCAGCTACTTCGAGTATTACCCTGTAATCACGAGTTTCACGCCAAGTGCGTGGACAAGTGGTTAAAG ACCAACCGCACCTGTCCGATCTGCCGCGCGGACGCTTCCGAAGTTCACCGTGACGTGGAGTGA
- the rnf44 gene encoding RING finger protein 44 isoform X2, with product MRPWEISVNRRPPTAPLNHRSFIGGPCNAPVHLRRSPPGRWQWGQRDRAAVHASLRQDENFPHASFPQQQQSQAVPVEEARQYSQAGVPPRMLHPSTHPPQQTSIMVDLHEQMHQGSVPISYTVTTVTTHGFPMHTGQPIPACNAQQLPACSVMFSGQLSLLCCLPPPAFPPLISSEPFLLHTSPPVAPHQPLGPLSHFIPLQPQHPRMPLQRVENEVDLRGEQHHLGTFSYPAAHHPPAAMPPSVPLQYHLPQEPLHQELPFAVPYPHMLPRRGSGQRYRLQQPLPPPPPPPPYYPGFLPYFLSMLPVPPTAVGPAISLDLDVDDVEMENYEALLNLAERLGEAKPRGLTKADIEQLPSYRFNSEKHQSEQTLCVVCFSDFESRQLLRVLPCNHEFHAKCVDKWLKTNRTCPICRADASEVHRDVE from the exons ATGCGACCATGGGAAATATCTGTGAATAGGCGGCCGCCAACAGCCCCCTTAAACCATAGGAGCTTCATCGGGGGTCCTTGCAACGCGCCCGTGCACCTCAGGAGAAG TCCTCCAGGGCGCTGGCAGTGGGGGCAGCGAGACCGAGCGGCTGTGCACGCTTCCCTGCGGCAGGATGAGAATTTTCCCCACGCCTCATTcccgcagcagcagcagagccAAGCCGTTCCTGTAGAGGAGGCGAGGCAGTACAGCCAAGCCGGCGTGCCGCCCCGCATGCTCCACCCATCCACACATCCACCGCAGCAGACCTCCATCATGGTGGACCTTCATGAACAA ATGCACCAAGGATCCGTTCCGATCTCTTACACAGTTACCACGGTGACGACCCACGGCTTCCCAATGCACACGGGCCAGCCGATCCCGGCATGCAACGCGCAGCAGCTCCCAGCATGCTCGGTAATGTTCAGCGGACAGCTCTCTCTGCTCTGCTGCCTTCCTCCTCCT GCCTTTCCGCCTCTGATCTCCAGCGAGCCTTTTCTTCTGCACACGAGCCCTCCGGTGGCGCCTCATCAGCCACTGGGGCCACTCAGCCACTTCATCCCCCTGCAGCCTCAGCATCCGCGCATG CCTCTGCAAAGAGTGGAGAACGAGGTGGACCTGAGAGGAGAGCAGCACCATTTGGGAACGTTCTCGTACCCTGCGGCTCATCACCCACCAGCAGCCATGCCCCCCTCCGTGCCCCTGCAGTACCACCTGCCCCAGGAACCGCTACACCAGGAGCTGCCCTTTGCGGTG CCGTATCCACACATGCTGCCCAGACGTGGGAGTGGCCAGAGGTATCGCTTACAACAGCCACTGCCTCCTCCGCCCCCTCCTCCGCCCTACTACCCCGGCTTCCTCCCTTACTTCCT CTCGATGCTTCCTGTACCCCCGACTGCTGTGGGTCCTGCTATCAGTTTGGACCTGGACGTGGACGACGTGGAGATGGAGAATTACGAA GCGTTACTGAACCTCGCGGAGCGACTCGGAGAAGCCAAACCCAGAGGACTGACGAAAGCCGACATCGAACAGCTTCCGTCCTACAGGTTTAACTCGGAAAAACACCAATCAGAACAGACCCT GTGCGTCGTGTGCTTTAGCGATTTCGAATCAAGGCAGCTACTTCGAGTATTACCCTGTAATCACGAGTTTCACGCCAAGTGCGTGGACAAGTGGTTAAAG ACCAACCGCACCTGTCCGATCTGCCGCGCGGACGCTTCCGAAGTTCACCGTGACGTGGAGTGA
- the rnf44 gene encoding RING finger protein 44 isoform X4 — MRPWEISVNRRPPTAPLNHRSFIGGPCNAPVHLRRSPPGRWQWGQRDRAAVHASLRQDENFPHASFPQQQQSQAVPVEEARQYSQAGVPPRMLHPSTHPPQQTSIMVDLHEQMHQGSVPISYTVTTVTTHGFPMHTGQPIPACNAQQLPACSAFPPLISSEPFLLHTSPPVAPHQPLGPLSHFIPLQPQHPRMPLQRVENEVDLRGEQHHLGTFSYPAAHHPPAAMPPSVPLQYHLPQEPLHQELPFAVPYPHMLPRRGSGQRYRLQQPLPPPPPPPPYYPGFLPYFLSMLPVPPTAVGPAISLDLDVDDVEMENYEALLNLAERLGEAKPRGLTKADIEQLPSYRFNSEKHQSEQTLCVVCFSDFESRQLLRVLPCNHEFHAKCVDKWLKTNRTCPICRADASEVHRDVE; from the exons ATGCGACCATGGGAAATATCTGTGAATAGGCGGCCGCCAACAGCCCCCTTAAACCATAGGAGCTTCATCGGGGGTCCTTGCAACGCGCCCGTGCACCTCAGGAGAAG TCCTCCAGGGCGCTGGCAGTGGGGGCAGCGAGACCGAGCGGCTGTGCACGCTTCCCTGCGGCAGGATGAGAATTTTCCCCACGCCTCATTcccgcagcagcagcagagccAAGCCGTTCCTGTAGAGGAGGCGAGGCAGTACAGCCAAGCCGGCGTGCCGCCCCGCATGCTCCACCCATCCACACATCCACCGCAGCAGACCTCCATCATGGTGGACCTTCATGAACAA ATGCACCAAGGATCCGTTCCGATCTCTTACACAGTTACCACGGTGACGACCCACGGCTTCCCAATGCACACGGGCCAGCCGATCCCGGCATGCAACGCGCAGCAGCTCCCAGCATGCTCG GCCTTTCCGCCTCTGATCTCCAGCGAGCCTTTTCTTCTGCACACGAGCCCTCCGGTGGCGCCTCATCAGCCACTGGGGCCACTCAGCCACTTCATCCCCCTGCAGCCTCAGCATCCGCGCATG CCTCTGCAAAGAGTGGAGAACGAGGTGGACCTGAGAGGAGAGCAGCACCATTTGGGAACGTTCTCGTACCCTGCGGCTCATCACCCACCAGCAGCCATGCCCCCCTCCGTGCCCCTGCAGTACCACCTGCCCCAGGAACCGCTACACCAGGAGCTGCCCTTTGCGGTG CCGTATCCACACATGCTGCCCAGACGTGGGAGTGGCCAGAGGTATCGCTTACAACAGCCACTGCCTCCTCCGCCCCCTCCTCCGCCCTACTACCCCGGCTTCCTCCCTTACTTCCT CTCGATGCTTCCTGTACCCCCGACTGCTGTGGGTCCTGCTATCAGTTTGGACCTGGACGTGGACGACGTGGAGATGGAGAATTACGAA GCGTTACTGAACCTCGCGGAGCGACTCGGAGAAGCCAAACCCAGAGGACTGACGAAAGCCGACATCGAACAGCTTCCGTCCTACAGGTTTAACTCGGAAAAACACCAATCAGAACAGACCCT GTGCGTCGTGTGCTTTAGCGATTTCGAATCAAGGCAGCTACTTCGAGTATTACCCTGTAATCACGAGTTTCACGCCAAGTGCGTGGACAAGTGGTTAAAG ACCAACCGCACCTGTCCGATCTGCCGCGCGGACGCTTCCGAAGTTCACCGTGACGTGGAGTGA
- the rnf44 gene encoding RING finger protein 44 isoform X5, whose amino-acid sequence MRPWEISVNRRPPTAPLNHRSFIGGPCNAPVHLRRSPPGRWQWGQRDRAAVHASLRQDENFPHASFPQQQQSQAVPVEEARQYSQAGVPPRMLHPSTHPPQQTSIMVDLHEQLIQGCTVPLPVSYQAFPPLISSEPFLLHTSPPVAPHQPLGPLSHFIPLQPQHPRMPLQRVENEVDLRGEQHHLGTFSYPAAHHPPAAMPPSVPLQYHLPQEPLHQELPFAVPYPHMLPRRGSGQRYRLQQPLPPPPPPPPYYPGFLPYFLSMLPVPPTAVGPAISLDLDVDDVEMENYEALLNLAERLGEAKPRGLTKADIEQLPSYRFNSEKHQSEQTLCVVCFSDFESRQLLRVLPCNHEFHAKCVDKWLKTNRTCPICRADASEVHRDVE is encoded by the exons ATGCGACCATGGGAAATATCTGTGAATAGGCGGCCGCCAACAGCCCCCTTAAACCATAGGAGCTTCATCGGGGGTCCTTGCAACGCGCCCGTGCACCTCAGGAGAAG TCCTCCAGGGCGCTGGCAGTGGGGGCAGCGAGACCGAGCGGCTGTGCACGCTTCCCTGCGGCAGGATGAGAATTTTCCCCACGCCTCATTcccgcagcagcagcagagccAAGCCGTTCCTGTAGAGGAGGCGAGGCAGTACAGCCAAGCCGGCGTGCCGCCCCGCATGCTCCACCCATCCACACATCCACCGCAGCAGACCTCCATCATGGTGGACCTTCATGAACAA CTAATCCAGGGGTGCACCGTGCCCTTACCTGTGTCTTACCAGGCCTTTCCGCCTCTGATCTCCAGCGAGCCTTTTCTTCTGCACACGAGCCCTCCGGTGGCGCCTCATCAGCCACTGGGGCCACTCAGCCACTTCATCCCCCTGCAGCCTCAGCATCCGCGCATG CCTCTGCAAAGAGTGGAGAACGAGGTGGACCTGAGAGGAGAGCAGCACCATTTGGGAACGTTCTCGTACCCTGCGGCTCATCACCCACCAGCAGCCATGCCCCCCTCCGTGCCCCTGCAGTACCACCTGCCCCAGGAACCGCTACACCAGGAGCTGCCCTTTGCGGTG CCGTATCCACACATGCTGCCCAGACGTGGGAGTGGCCAGAGGTATCGCTTACAACAGCCACTGCCTCCTCCGCCCCCTCCTCCGCCCTACTACCCCGGCTTCCTCCCTTACTTCCT CTCGATGCTTCCTGTACCCCCGACTGCTGTGGGTCCTGCTATCAGTTTGGACCTGGACGTGGACGACGTGGAGATGGAGAATTACGAA GCGTTACTGAACCTCGCGGAGCGACTCGGAGAAGCCAAACCCAGAGGACTGACGAAAGCCGACATCGAACAGCTTCCGTCCTACAGGTTTAACTCGGAAAAACACCAATCAGAACAGACCCT GTGCGTCGTGTGCTTTAGCGATTTCGAATCAAGGCAGCTACTTCGAGTATTACCCTGTAATCACGAGTTTCACGCCAAGTGCGTGGACAAGTGGTTAAAG ACCAACCGCACCTGTCCGATCTGCCGCGCGGACGCTTCCGAAGTTCACCGTGACGTGGAGTGA